Genomic window (Lynx canadensis isolate LIC74 chromosome D3, mLynCan4.pri.v2, whole genome shotgun sequence):
ACGATCCTGGGCATTTAGAGTATAGAATTCATTTGGCCCACATTGGAAACAGTCGTTAAGAATATGTCTGagaggagcgtctgggtggctcagtcgtttaaacatctgactcttgatttcagctcaggtcatgatctcactggtttgtgggatcaagccccatgttgggccctgctCTGtgaacgcagagcctgcttggggttctctctctccctgtctctctgcccctcccctccacataTGCACACccgctttctctttttctgtaatattttttttaaaagactacgTCTGAGATAAGGTTttttccgtttttgttttttttttttcctcaccctAGCAAAACTGGACAAGTAAGTATGTATTTGAGTTGAGTATGTTTGAACATGACCATTAACTTCTGGATTTGCAGCCAGTGAGAACCAGCCAGAGAAGCCTCACTTTGATTCTCGAAGTGTGATATTTGAGCTGGATCCTTGCGATGGGAATGGGAAAGTTTGCCTTGTCTACAAAAGAGGGAAGCCAGGTAAGAATCAGCGAGAAGCATGGGGCTGCCGTTGGGTGTGGCATGGATGACCCTGCTCTCCAGTCCTCACACAAAAGGCACACTCCTCTCTGGACAAATGAGATGCCACTGGGTCTCTTGGAGATGCCAAGACTGAGAAATCCCCTTTGTTCCTCCCTGAGCATCTCCTTCTAAGCCAATCACTAGAGTCTTTTTAAGCTGTCATCATTTGTGAGTTACTACAAAATAGTGGGAGTAGGATACTAAgcaagtaaaaagtaaaagaaatggtCATTCTGTTTATAGGCTCCTCTAGCAGGCTCACACATTAGGAAAGCATCCAGGAAAAGCATTATCCTTCTAGTATACTTCTATACATAGGCAAGTTGACAGCACTAAAAACCTGAATTAGTAAACCTCAAGCTAAAGACCTCAGATGAGAAATCCAGAGTAAAAGCCTCCAGTCTCTGTTGAAGCAGCTattatctgccccccccccccaacagcagTTCAGGCCCTGGCTTAGGGACTGTAGACAAGGCCGAGCCCTCTTTCAGTAGCTCTCTGCCTGGTAGGGGTGAGAAGATACAGACGTCAGGATTTTGCCCCTGGAGAAAAGAGGGGCCATCTTTGCAAAGTAGCCTTCCATCTACATATTGGGTTATGGGAAGGTGTGGTACAAGAGGAGTTACACCATGGGAAAGTGCAACTGATTTGGAAAGAGTGACAGATAACTTCAGTTCATTGGGCTGCCCGGTTCATCTTGTGGATGGGGAGGAGATGAAGCCAGAGGCCAGTTGTTCCCCTTCATGCAGAGCTTGGCAGGAGTTTGGACCTGACAGTGTGAAGTCAAGGTTGTTCAATAGAAGAATGGCAGAATTGAGATGCAAGTGTATGTGACCACAAGCAGTCTTGGAAAAGGAAGAGACTGGAGGGTTGGGGCCACTTAGGGAGACATTAAGTCCATTAGACAGGAGATGCACTAGATTAGAGGTCTGCAGTAGGAAGAGTGGAGTATCAGAAGCAAATGAGGTGGGAGCTGGTGTGATAGTGCCTGCTTCAGTTCAGCCGGGACCTCTCGCAGCAGCACAGGTGGGATCCAGGACGGGTGCTGGTTGGGCTCCTCCGTAGTGGCTGCTCACAGCCCCTCAGATTCCTGATGGAGACCTCTTCAGAAGACCAGAGCCATTCAGAGTCTGCTTCCATCAGGAAAGCTGAGATCACAATATGTCCCACTGGAGCAGGGGTGGCTGAATGGAGAGCCTGAGTGCACAGAAGGCCAGTGCCAAGCACACAGGGCAGTCGGCTGACTGATCAGGAATCTGTAAAAAACAATACCGATGAAATGCCTAACAGTGGCCACTGGAGCATAGGCCtgggaggttggggggagggaacTTTAATTTTACATCCTTGAagtattggaatttttttttttttgacgttacagataaaaggagaaaagtgtggggtgcctgggtggctcagtcggttgggcgtccgactacagctcaggtcatgatcttgcagtctgtgacttcgagccccacatggggctctgtgttgacagctcggaacctagagcctgcttgggattctgtgtctccctctctctctgcccctcccctgctcacgctctgtctctctctcaaaaataaaagatttaaaaaaaaaaaaaaaaggagaaaagtgttACACCATGCATTCGTTTCTTTTGTCTGCTATTTCAGCATTGGCGCAAGACGCTGAGATTTGGTTCCTGGACAGAGCGTTATACTGGCATTTTCTCACAGATACCTTTACCGCTTACTATCGCCTGCTCATCACACACCTGGGCCTGCCACAGTGGCAGTACGCCTTCACCAGCTACGGCATTAGCCCACAGGCCAAGGTAAGGGAGGGACACCTATCATCTCAAACTGGACTATCAGAATCTACTGAGATGCTTACGTTGTAGattctcagtttccctgtctgatTCAGAAGACCCGGGATGGAGCCCAAGAACCTGCATCTTCATAATGCAAGGCAGATGATTCCAGTGTAGGTAGACAGCCTCACTTTATACTGAACtaagtggttcccaaacttgacTGATCCTCAGGATCACCTGGGAGTTTACtttctaattaaattttattgaggGCTTAGGTCAAGTTGTTTTGCATAGTATGTAGATACAGGAAAAGTGAAAAGTCAGTCTCTTACTCCCAGAttctccagcctcccagccttcCCCAGAGGCAGCCACTGTTCCCCTTTTCTTGTGCCTTTCACAGGACACTTTACTGCCTAGAaagtatgcatgcatgcatacgatttttggttccttttttctAAATCACAACTGCAATAATACACCTTTCACATCGTTCTGCAACCTTCTTTTCACTTAACATTCCATCTTGGAGCTCACTTCCTACAGTACATACAGAGCTGTCCTTTTTAGTGATACagaatattccactgtatggatgtgcCTCGTTTATATTACACATCTGGGCAACACTTCAAACATACGATCGCCAGGTAATGCTCATATGCCGCCTGGTATGCCCAGAAGAACTTAGGCTGGGTGGCAATAAATGAGGGATTCAGCTCCATGTATGTATTCATCTGGTGGGCCCCACTTTGCTCAAATGTCGCATAACAGCATCATCCAGTCAACCCTGTGACATCAATAAATGTGATGCTCTTTGCCCAGAAGGGGAAGACAGCACCAACAGGCACCTGCCTTCAGCCAAGGCCTGCTACTGGCCTCTGTTATGCACCTTCCGTGTGAGGAAGGCACTGCCCAGTCTACCTGATGGGCAGTGGCTGGTTTGAGGACAGAACAATTAGAAGAACACTGATGATCTGGGACCTAACATCCCACACTCAGGGCTCACTAGATCAGAAGGAAGGATGTTTACTTACATTCTTAGTCCTCGTGCTGCATTTATTGTAAAGGTTATGAGACCTCATGAAGCAATGTGTGTGCCATCACTTTCACTTAAAAGAAGTACTAACAGATTTTCAAGGCAGTTTTTCAGAAAGCCGTTTGCTCTCTTTGCCCCATCTCCCCAGCCCTCTGTCCCCTGGGTCCCCACTAAAAAGCATAAACAGTGGCATTTCTCCTTAGAATTGTGACCGCTTTCCCAATTCTGCCTTACAGCAATGGTTCAACATGTATAAACCCATCACCTACAACACAAACCTACTCGCAGAAGAGACCAACTCCTTCGTGAACAAGCTGGATCCCAGCAAAGTGTTCAAGAGCAAGAACAAGACCTTAAGCCCCAAAAAGAAAGGGCCTGTCCAGCCTGCAGGTGGCCAGAAAGGGCCCTCAGGTCCTCCTTCCACCTCTAAATCCTCTTTTAGTCCTGGAAACCCTGTCCGCAAATGAGCAcctccacatccctgccagcCCCACAGCGATGATTTCCATGCACAGATGGCCCAagcctccgattctgtgtgtggCACCACAGGCCTCTTTTGCCGTCTAAGTGAGCCAAATCCTAGTCCTCTTACTCCTGTTGGCATTAGCCAGGAGTTCAAGGGCATTCTCAGGTCTCCCCCAGAGTCCTttcctcacccccagcctccaAAAGCTGTGGAGAGCTTCAGAACTTACTAAGTAGCTAAATAATCTGTTCAgggctttcccctctccccacccccactcctctgCATCCCTCAGCCGTGATTAGAGAAGGCCCCTGAGGAAATCGCTGGTTTTGACCCATGAGACATTAGAACTGTATTCTTCAGTTagtaaccactagccacatgtggctgtttatatgaaaaattcagttcctcaattGCATTAGCCATGTTGTGAGTATTCATATGACTAGTAGATTCTGTATTAGACAACACAGAGATaatggaacatttccatcatcacagaaagttctgttgggcAGCACTGTGTTAGAATATTTTCATGCTGCCCTTTCTTGGTTCATTTTTGTTAGAAAATGTGGATACCTTAATTTGATGGGTCATAATGGTCCATGAAAATTCTTGAGAATACAATTgtacatgttctttttatttttcataagtaattctctgctcccttttcagattgctataatttttttttaagaggaagtgATCTGCTGTACTTGAAccgtttaaaaacaaaaactcccaagTATTGTCTACAGGACTCTTCATAAAGAATTTTGGTAAAACCACTGTTGACAAGAGCTTTCCACCTGCTCTGCCTTCTAACTGCTTCCAACAATTCATGGAGTGGCAGAAAGGGACAAAGAGGGACCAAGCTGTCAAGGATGAGAGCTGAAGTCTTagtcttttagaaatatttttcttccaaaaccGATCAAACCAAAGGGAGAACCAATAGCACCAGATAAGTGATTCCAGCCTGTGGCTGCTACTCCAAAACAAGTCAGGGTCAGAAGGGGATTGAGAAGTCCTGTCATCCTCTCCTGTGGCAAGCACCCTTCCTCTAGTGCTTGTTGAGTCCCCTGAGGTACTTTGAAGTCAGGCCTGGCCCCGTTCTGCTTTCCACAGGTGAGGCAGCAGAAGACCCAGGAGGGCAGCAGAGCCCTTCACATCAGCAGGAGCCCTCTTAGGATATAGCAGAGGATGGGGGTTCTGGTGAGGAAAGGAGAGCATGAAGACTCGGGCAGCTAGCTGATGTGTAGGACCCAGCACAGAAGATGTCCAGAAATTAGGAAAATAGTACCATTAAAGGCACTGAAAtgttctccctttcttccatGGTCTCTCACATCTTGTTAtggtggatttttattttctacttaataCTGTTCTAAGTAAcgaaaaatttaaattctaaattattaGCATtaactttattcatctttgtattatGCAATTCCAGTTTTAAACTACAACTAGAAGGGCAGTGAACTCGTGTAGAATCATCAAAATtagataatttgcatttcatagTTTATGTGCACATATTGTACGTATATGTATTTTGTCCTTACTAGAACACTGGAAAcactgccaaaacaaaacaaaacaaaaaaacctatctCAATTATTCACTTCTTCGTATGTACACATTCTTATTCTTTCAGCTTACTAATGAGTAAGGAAGGACTGAAAGAACTATGGGCTGccttttgttttcgttttttctTGTCATCATACTCAGCATAAGTGGATGGCTAATGAAGTGAGTAAATGGCTAATGACATGAGtacaataaaaactttaaaaaaaagtaacatgagTAAAAAAGAATATGACAGGGTTCCATGGTCATTCATGCTGCTTAGAATGCTATTACCTTCTTTTTGCGTTCAAATCAAAGTCTGGTTTAAATAGTGTGGCCTCTTAGGGCTCTCGGGGCCCCACTTAGTTGTAGGAATAACTTGCTTATATTTACTTTGCATCTCCTCTCAACTCCTGCATCACGGGTCTGCTGGAATTTTGTGCATACAGACATCACGAAGGCTCTGAGTGGGTTGGTGAGGAACAGTGGGCACATACTGCATGagacttcacttacaaaacacaagTTCAGAAACAACATTAAGAACTTCAGACAACAGGAGAGCATTAAACCAAGGGTGTGGCCCATTGAGTGCAGGGCCCTCTGTGCTGCTGCCCTGGTAAAGGAAGGCAGGAGCATTCCTGGGGAAAGACTTCAGACAACATGTAAGCTGAGTGTGCTACATGGGAGATAAAAACTCATCCATGAGATTAATGTTTTGaaacaaaagcaattaaaatggcAGTAGGCTCTATAAATCAGTTGCCCAAGAAAAAGACACTATGCTGGAATCACAAAATGAGAATGAATGGCAGAATGCCATATAATGCATTGATGTAGTTAAGATTGTGCTTAAAGTACCACATCATCACGCTGCTTGAGTCCTATAGCAGGGAAGGACCCAAACCAAGGATATTATGACTTGCATATAATAATCCATAGAATCCCTTGAAGCTGTGCTCCCCAAACTTGAACATGCATCAGTGTCACTGGAGTTGGAAGGAGTCACTAGGAGAGAAGACACTCAAATCCCTTTCCAGACCCACTAAATCAAAATTGCAAGGAAATACAGACATCAGGACTTGTAGTCAGCTGGAATTCTGACAATAATGCTTACCGAGTCTGAAACTTTCTACTTAATGAGTCTAGGTGGTTGTGTCTTCCTTGCATGGAAAAGAACTTCAAGTCTGTTTTTAATCTAGTAAAGCATGTACAATGATTGGAACAGAAGGACCAAGGGACCCTGTGtgaactatgtatttttttaactttttattaaggAGAATTGTAAACATTTACCAAGATATGCAGAATAATGAATCCCATGTACACATCACTTGGTCTCAACAATTCTTATGACCAAGCATgttttatctatatatctagTCTTTACCCTTccaattttaatctttttacaTAATTCTAAGTTACAGTTTTTTGCATTACATTTTCACAATTCCTCTAAGGATTATGatatatattgttttctattCAATACAGTATCCACTCACATGGCATCCCTAGTAGCCGTATTTGTGTAGAATTcggtccccctcccccacccttgatCACAGGTGACTGGACAGTGGGTAGATACCAATTTAAATTGACTACACTTTAACCCTTGGGGTCTTGTGAcgcattttcttctttggtttaaGCTAACCCAGACTGCATTGTTTTTCTAGCTAAGCATTCCCTGGCTAGTCCACAGCCTCCATTATGGagctattgtgaagattaaatcagACAATAGATGAGAACTCAGAATAgtctttttcccttcttcctttataATATGACTCCAACCTTTCTTCCCAGCCATTAACTTTCTACATGCACCATCTGGCTCTGCCTCCTGATCCACTCACTTTCCTTCTAAAGCACCACCATGGTTCTCCTTCCATGACTACATAGTTTCCTACCTGCCCGTGCTGGCCAGATGTCCCTGCTCTTCCTCCCAAGGCTCTGCTCCAGTCTCCTCCACGTCGGAGCTCTCCATGAAGCCCTAGTCCACCAGGAGAGCCCTCTCCGGAGTGGAACGCCACATGCCAGTACCACTCAAGTAATCTCAGGTCATCTTGCCTCGTTTCCTGTCTTTGGTGGTTGTTGAGACAGGGACTGTGTTACTGAGGGAAGCCATGCTGCTTGGTGTGCAACTCCGTGAACCATTAAAAAGGATTGAACTTCAGTTAATACATGATTTTGTGCTAAAATATTGAGTTACCTCATTTAAATCAGGATAGACCAGTGGGAACAGACAACCAAGcaaagcaagttaaaaaaaaagtgcaaatgcTAATTTATTTCAATGCTTATGCAAATTGTGAAAAGGCAGCTACTACTTTAGAGGCCGGACACTCCAGTTCAGCTCATAGACCGCTTCTGTCAGAAGACCTGGCCATCACGAAGTCTGTTGCTGATACACTGCAAAGGTTTTGGCATCCAAACAGTATCTCCCAGACTGCCTCTTGCCACTCACTGGCTGTGGCTGAAAATCTTTTACCAATGTGCCTTGGTTTGTAGTTTCAGAAATGTAGTCTTTGTGATTACccattcttaagttttttttacaGCACCTAGTCCCCAGGCCTTGCCCAGTACCCTCCCTTGGTACATGTAGCACACAGAATGAAAGACCATCTAACTGGTGGTCTTCAGTATCCAACCGGCTAGTTTGACATGGATAAAACCTGTTGTGAGCAGACTTCCAGATGATACGGGTGAGATGCAGTAGTGAGGACCAGCCAGAGGGCGACAGGGTGAAGACAGGCACCACAGGAACTGAAGCGGTGCTTTATAAAGCTTTATTGCAAAAGTGGGTTTAGCAGTTGTCAGAGATGGGTGTGTTGGGCCACAACATGTATGACAAGTTCATACAGCCCCGATGTAGACTCAGAGGAGAGTGTGCATCTAGGCAGATCTGTCAGGGGACCACACTGAATACCAATCACATGGCATTCTCTGAGGACAAGAAATCCCAAGGCTTGGAACACAACGTGGGCAGTGGGTAGACCTAGATCTGTAGACGCTGTTTGAAGTTTTTGGAGTAAACATAGTCCAAAGCAGTTTTACAcgtaaattttacaaaaattctcctttatataaaatgagtatatagagtatatatatacaaatgtgttttctttcatatCCGTGCTCTTTAATACACTAGTGATTAACCACATGtagccatttaaatttaaaattccactCCTCACGTCTCTACCCACATAGGTTGAGTAACCACGTTCGTCTAGTGGCTACCACACAGAATGGGGTATAGAAATTTCTGCCACCACAGGAAGTTCTCCAGAGCAGCCCTGTCCTAGACCACGCATGACTTATTTTCACCTTATGATTCACAGAATGATTTTGCCGCAAAGCCCCTTTATACCGTACTCTGCTCTGCGCACATTACCTGGAGACACTTTAAGACACAGCATCCTCACATCCTTTCCTACTTTGTATGCTCTTTTTATAACTCCTGGCTCACGGTGAACACCAGGGATGTGCCAGCATGCCACTGCACACCCTGGAAAGGGGGCTGTTGCCCTGGCTGCACAGTGGACTGTGCACCTTCTGGGCTTTGCCCCACGTGCTGGTCAAAGGGCCCAGGGCAGCTCAGCCTCTCAGCGTCTACACAGCGTCTGTCCCTGAAAGCGGATGGAAACGAAAGAGCAGGTTTCTGCATCTTTGAACAGCTCATCTCTGCCCTTACAGGGAACAGGTGGGCCTGATTTGAGAACACTCTCCTGAGCCCAGAAATAAGAAACGTTTCTCAAAGTACCTGCCATTATTTTGGAGATCGGTTACCTCTTCACAGCAGAAAGCCTGGCAAAGGATAGCTTGGAGACCAACCAGAGCAGGGACACAGACAGCCCTCAGAATTCTTAGTTCAAGTCCAACCAAGG
Coding sequences:
- the TPGS2 gene encoding tubulin polyglutamylase complex subunit 2, which translates into the protein MEETPPPGCSKPHLEKLTLGITRILESSPGVTDVTIIEKPPAERHMISSWEQKNNCTLPEDVKNFYLMTNGFHMTWSVKLDEHTIPLGSMVINSISKLTQLNQSSVYSLPNAPTLADLEDDALEASENQPEKPHFDSRSVIFELDPCDGNGKVCLVYKRGKPALAQDAEIWFLDRALYWHFLTDTFTAYYRLLITHLGLPQWQYAFTSYGISPQAKQWFNMYKPITYNTNLLAEETNSFVNKLDPSKVFKSKNKTLSPKKKGPVQPAGGQKGPSGPPSTSKSSFSPGNPVRK